The Bryobacteraceae bacterium genome includes a window with the following:
- a CDS encoding membrane protein produces the protein MSRPPAAMRAELALAAVAFIWGATFVIVKEALADVSTFLFLALRFTLATALLAFWLRGRLVRRAPVAWGGGALCGVLLFLGYALQTAGLRWTTASNSAFITGLYVVLVPLLGSLVYRTGPRAADLAGAALAAAGTALLSGGLPTGWNRGDLLTAGCAVAFAGHILAVERYSRRMDFERLSLMQIAAVALLSWAAAAWMEPARIVWSPRLWTALLMTSVLATAVSFVLYTWAQGQTSAARAALIFALEPVFAGLVAWAAGGERWTAASLGGAALILAAIVLVELKPAAAARHPESGP, from the coding sequence ATGAGCCGGCCTCCCGCCGCCATGCGCGCCGAACTGGCCCTGGCCGCCGTGGCCTTCATCTGGGGCGCCACCTTCGTCATCGTCAAGGAGGCGCTTGCGGACGTCTCCACTTTCCTCTTTCTGGCGCTCCGCTTCACCCTCGCCACCGCCCTGCTCGCCTTCTGGCTGCGCGGGCGGCTTGTGCGGCGCGCGCCCGTGGCCTGGGGCGGGGGAGCGTTGTGCGGCGTGCTGCTCTTTCTCGGATACGCTCTCCAGACGGCCGGCCTGCGCTGGACCACCGCCTCCAACTCCGCCTTCATCACCGGCCTCTACGTCGTGCTGGTACCTTTGCTCGGCTCGCTCGTCTACAGAACCGGGCCCCGCGCGGCGGACCTGGCCGGCGCGGCCCTCGCGGCCGCCGGCACGGCCCTGCTCAGCGGCGGCCTGCCCACCGGATGGAACCGCGGCGACCTGTTGACGGCCGGCTGCGCGGTGGCCTTCGCCGGGCACATTCTGGCAGTGGAGCGGTATTCGCGGCGGATGGACTTCGAGCGGCTCAGCCTGATGCAGATCGCGGCGGTCGCGCTCCTGTCCTGGGCCGCAGCCGCCTGGATGGAGCCCGCGCGCATCGTCTGGTCGCCGCGGCTCTGGACGGCCCTGCTGATGACCAGCGTCCTGGCGACGGCCGTTTCCTTCGTGCTCTATACTTGGGCTCAGGGACAGACCTCGGCCGCGCGCGCCGCGCTGATCTTCGCCCTCGAGCCCGTCTTCGCCGGACTCGTCGCCTGGGCGGCGGGGGGGGAGCGCTGGACGGCCGCCTCGCTCGGCGGCGCCGCGCTCATCCTGGCAGCCATCGTCCTGGTGGAGCTGAAACCCGCGGCCGCCGCGCGACATCCAGAAAGTGGGCCCTGA
- a CDS encoding serine protease, with protein sequence MKKQEILFWLRRLAADRRLALSAGLFAAALVIVLGAALTTSVTSARAQAVAPDATPLAIPPAVKSSNEFTRIAEMLEPSVVYITSEYRIRPTTQRRAPRQEEGELDQDENIIPGPFRRFFESPFGQMPQPPRRREGTGSGFIVDRNGYIITNLHVVDRATAIKVRLTGDRTEYKAKMIGSDPELDIAVIKVDAGRPLQPVRIANSDGVQVGEWAIAIGAPFELEKTVTVGIVSALGRDLGTRQQFQRFIQTDAAINPGNSGGPLVNIRGEVIGVNTMIATSSGGYEGIGFALPINTVVKSYNQIIRSGRVVRGSIGIRFPRDEGQIENTLKALGFDHGIIVESVAPGGPAEKAGLQPDDVILTLNGRPVKDGNDLVSRISEMPIGAEAVLEIDRGGKRITKKVIIEERDKVFKEDLEALSGRREMVDPDAGKADESSARFGIGIRPLSEERRKQLGFTQEGGVEVTVVEEDSFAEEIGMRTGDIIVSINRQPVSSFEDVKRIQSSLKRGDAVAFKVMRPAPGPRGQRQWTGVYLSGVLPK encoded by the coding sequence ATGAAAAAGCAAGAGATTCTGTTTTGGCTGCGGAGGCTGGCCGCCGACAGGCGGCTCGCGCTCTCGGCCGGATTGTTCGCCGCGGCGCTGGTGATCGTCCTCGGCGCCGCTCTTACCACCAGCGTCACCTCGGCGCGCGCCCAGGCTGTGGCGCCCGACGCCACGCCGCTCGCCATCCCCCCTGCCGTCAAGTCCAGCAACGAATTCACGCGCATCGCCGAGATGCTGGAGCCCTCGGTCGTCTACATCACCTCCGAGTACCGCATCCGTCCCACCACCCAGCGCCGCGCGCCCCGCCAGGAGGAAGGCGAGCTGGATCAGGACGAAAACATCATCCCGGGGCCCTTCCGCCGCTTCTTTGAATCTCCGTTCGGCCAGATGCCGCAGCCGCCGCGCCGCCGCGAGGGCACCGGCAGCGGCTTCATCGTCGACCGCAACGGCTACATCATCACCAACCTGCACGTCGTCGACCGCGCCACCGCCATCAAGGTCCGCCTCACCGGCGACCGCACCGAGTACAAGGCGAAGATGATCGGCTCCGACCCCGAGCTCGACATCGCCGTCATCAAGGTCGACGCCGGCCGCCCCCTGCAGCCCGTCAGGATCGCCAACTCCGACGGCGTGCAGGTGGGCGAATGGGCCATCGCCATCGGCGCGCCGTTCGAGCTCGAAAAAACAGTCACCGTCGGAATTGTTTCGGCCCTCGGCCGCGACCTCGGCACCCGCCAGCAGTTCCAGCGCTTCATCCAGACCGACGCCGCCATCAACCCCGGCAACTCCGGCGGTCCGCTCGTCAACATCCGCGGCGAGGTGATCGGCGTCAACACGATGATCGCCACCAGCTCCGGCGGCTACGAGGGCATCGGCTTCGCCCTGCCCATCAACACCGTGGTCAAGTCCTACAACCAGATCATCCGCAGCGGGCGCGTCGTGCGCGGCTCCATCGGCATCCGCTTCCCGCGCGACGAGGGCCAGATCGAGAATACCCTCAAGGCCCTCGGCTTCGATCACGGCATCATCGTCGAAAGCGTCGCCCCGGGCGGACCGGCGGAAAAGGCCGGCCTGCAGCCCGACGATGTGATCCTCACCCTCAACGGCAGGCCCGTCAAGGACGGCAACGACCTCGTCAGCAGGATTTCGGAGATGCCCATCGGCGCCGAGGCCGTGCTCGAAATCGACCGCGGCGGCAAGCGGATCACCAAAAAGGTGATCATCGAGGAGCGCGACAAGGTCTTCAAAGAGGACCTCGAGGCCCTCAGCGGCCGCCGGGAGATGGTGGATCCGGACGCCGGCAAGGCCGACGAGAGCTCGGCCCGCTTCGGCATCGGCATCCGCCCGCTCAGCGAAGAACGCCGCAAGCAGCTCGGCTTCACGCAGGAGGGCGGCGTCGAGGTGACGGTCGTCGAGGAAGACTCCTTCGCCGAAGAGATCGGCATGCGGACCGGCGACATCATCGTCAGCATCAACCGCCAGCCCGTGTCATCCTTCGAGGA
- a CDS encoding aminoacyl-histidine dipeptidase: protein MPGPFDLASRRKPPSAAPPEGVARVEELASRPAMSELLAWFARRRQWIDEQHLTLCRIPAPTFQEGPRAEAMAALLASLGWLAKIDRAGNVLAQWPSARPGPLVALTAHLDTVLAPRRPEDVRLENSGMMLGPGVSDNGAGLAALAALARACAEIPEAFPFGQLLLVANVCEEGEGNLSGMRYLCQQSPLAGRLHTLIVLDGPDVGHVTAQALACRRFEISLSGPGGHSWSDRGMANPVHALARAVAWFCEERSAAPPEAASSWNFGVIEGGATVNAIPSSARVKVDLRSQSGAALDELAAELAAVFERSARLENEQARAGRVSVRVRETGSRPGGELPAGSPLLAAVRSVDAWLGIRAEMDCASTDANVPLSMGMPAVSIGAGGTGGGAHTPNEWYSPEGRELGLRRIALLLALILESLPRS from the coding sequence ATGCCCGGGCCTTTCGATCTGGCCTCGAGACGGAAACCCCCTTCCGCCGCGCCGCCTGAGGGCGTCGCGCGCGTGGAGGAGCTCGCCTCCCGTCCCGCCATGTCGGAGCTGCTGGCCTGGTTCGCCCGGCGGCGGCAGTGGATCGACGAGCAGCACCTGACGCTGTGCCGCATCCCCGCGCCCACGTTCCAGGAAGGCCCGCGCGCCGAAGCCATGGCGGCGCTGCTCGCCTCCCTCGGCTGGCTGGCCAAGATCGACCGCGCCGGCAACGTGCTGGCCCAGTGGCCTTCGGCCAGACCCGGCCCTCTGGTGGCGCTGACGGCCCACCTCGACACCGTCCTCGCTCCCCGCCGGCCCGAGGACGTGCGCCTGGAAAACTCCGGCATGATGCTCGGGCCGGGCGTCAGCGACAACGGCGCCGGGCTGGCCGCCCTCGCCGCCCTGGCGCGCGCCTGCGCCGAGATCCCCGAAGCCTTCCCCTTCGGCCAGCTCCTGCTGGTGGCCAACGTCTGCGAAGAAGGGGAAGGCAACCTCAGCGGCATGCGCTATCTCTGCCAGCAGTCCCCCCTCGCCGGCCGCCTCCACACGCTCATCGTGCTCGACGGGCCCGACGTCGGCCATGTCACCGCCCAGGCGCTCGCCTGCCGGCGCTTCGAGATCTCCCTGTCCGGCCCCGGCGGCCACTCCTGGTCCGACCGCGGCATGGCGAACCCCGTCCATGCGCTGGCCCGCGCCGTGGCCTGGTTCTGCGAAGAGCGCTCCGCGGCGCCGCCGGAAGCCGCCAGCTCGTGGAACTTCGGCGTCATCGAGGGCGGCGCCACGGTCAACGCCATCCCTTCCTCGGCGCGCGTGAAGGTCGACCTCCGCAGCCAGAGCGGCGCGGCGCTCGACGAGCTGGCCGCCGAGCTGGCCGCCGTGTTCGAGCGTTCCGCCCGGCTCGAAAACGAACAGGCCCGCGCCGGCCGCGTCTCGGTGCGCGTGCGGGAAACCGGTTCCCGCCCCGGCGGCGAACTCCCTGCTGGCAGCCCCCTGCTGGCCGCCGTCCGCAGCGTCGACGCATGGCTCGGCATCCGCGCCGAAATGGACTGCGCCTCCACAGACGCCAACGTCCCGCTCTCGATGGGCATGCCCGCCGTCTCCATCGGCGCCGGCGGCACCGGCGGCGGCGCGCACACGCCCAACGAGTGGTACTCGCCCGAGGGCCGCGAACTCGGACTGCGCCGCATCGCCCTGCTGCTGGCTCTCATTCTGGAAAGCCTGCCGAGGTCATGA